One window of Acidimicrobiales bacterium genomic DNA carries:
- the nuoF gene encoding NADH-quinone oxidoreductase subunit NuoF, with the protein MAVTDAPRIVSSRWHLDDGHTLRRYLDTGGYEGLRAALRRSPQDVAADVKVASLLGRGGAGFPAGVKWGFCPPGVFPRYLVVNGDESEPGTYKDRILMERDPHQLIEGVLIACYAVGCAQAFLYVRGEMALAQERVAAALNEAYEAGYVGRNILGTDFSVDVVLHWGAGAYIVGEETALLESLEGKRGMPRLKPPFFPAAKGLYLQPTIVNNVETLANLPWIASQGGQAFADLGAETSTGTRLFAVSGHVNKPGVYEVEFGVTTFRDLIYAPVYCGGIRGGRKLKAFIPGGASAPWFFEEHLDLPLEAGAVGKAGSMLGSGAIVVMDETTDVVKACTRIVRFFSKESCGKCTPCREGTTWLLKILERIVAGHGRPDDVDLLLDVGDNISPGITWPPKQTTICPLGPSAVSPIASAVARFRDEFEAYVGAPTPVTVAMGGKAYTAAPEVEAVRA; encoded by the coding sequence ATGGCCGTCACCGACGCGCCCCGCATCGTGTCGTCGCGCTGGCACCTGGACGACGGCCACACCCTCCGCCGCTACCTCGACACCGGCGGCTACGAGGGGCTCCGGGCCGCGCTGCGCCGCAGCCCTCAGGACGTGGCCGCCGACGTGAAGGTGGCGAGCCTCCTCGGGCGGGGCGGGGCCGGCTTCCCGGCCGGGGTGAAGTGGGGGTTCTGCCCGCCCGGCGTGTTCCCCCGCTACCTCGTGGTCAACGGCGACGAGAGCGAGCCCGGCACCTACAAGGACCGCATCCTCATGGAGCGGGACCCGCACCAGCTGATCGAGGGCGTGCTGATCGCCTGCTACGCGGTCGGCTGCGCCCAGGCCTTCCTGTACGTGCGGGGCGAGATGGCCCTCGCCCAGGAGCGGGTGGCGGCGGCCCTGAACGAGGCCTACGAGGCCGGCTACGTCGGGCGCAACATCCTCGGCACCGACTTCTCGGTCGACGTGGTCCTCCACTGGGGGGCCGGCGCCTACATCGTCGGCGAGGAGACGGCCCTGCTCGAGAGCCTGGAGGGCAAGCGGGGGATGCCCCGGCTGAAGCCGCCGTTCTTCCCGGCGGCCAAGGGCCTGTACCTCCAGCCGACGATCGTCAACAACGTCGAGACCCTCGCCAACCTCCCGTGGATCGCCAGCCAGGGCGGCCAGGCCTTCGCCGACCTCGGCGCCGAGACGTCCACCGGCACCCGCCTGTTCGCCGTGTCCGGCCACGTCAACAAGCCGGGCGTGTACGAGGTCGAGTTCGGGGTCACCACGTTCCGGGACCTCATCTACGCCCCGGTGTACTGCGGCGGCATCCGCGGTGGCCGCAAGCTCAAGGCGTTCATCCCCGGCGGGGCGTCGGCCCCCTGGTTCTTCGAGGAGCACCTCGACCTGCCCCTCGAGGCCGGCGCCGTCGGCAAGGCCGGGTCCATGCTCGGCTCGGGCGCCATCGTCGTCATGGACGAGACAACCGACGTCGTGAAGGCCTGCACCCGCATCGTCCGGTTCTTCTCGAAGGAGTCCTGCGGCAAGTGCACGCCCTGCCGCGAGGGCACGACCTGGCTGCTGAAGATCCTGGAGCGCATCGTGGCCGGCCACGGCCGGCCGGACGACGTCGACCTGCTCCTCGACGTCGGCGACAACATCAGCCCGGGGATCACCTGGCCCCCGAAGCAGACGACGATCTGCCCCCTCGGGCCCTCGGCGGTGTCGCCCATCGCGTCGGCCGTCGCCCGCTTCCGCGACGAGTTCGAGGCCTACGTCGGCGCGCCCACGCCGGTCACCGTGGCCATGGGCGGCAAGGCGTACACGGCGGCACCCGAGGTGGAGGCCGTGCGTGCCTGA